One part of the Scatophagus argus isolate fScaArg1 chromosome 12, fScaArg1.pri, whole genome shotgun sequence genome encodes these proteins:
- the neil3 gene encoding endonuclease 8-like 3, whose amino-acid sequence MVEGPGCTLNGEKIRSKVQKGQKLKEIRGSLVTSAKTKSEGNAFHSFRGCHYTSVETLGKELFMYFGPRAMRIHFGMNGSMRINPAERKDRTGSIPVLEIHLTNDIVCFFDSTVEIRLTEDCEQRVRAMESLDVCSPKFSFSRSEDAVRSQSSRMLCDVLLDQAVMPGVGNIIKNEALFDSGIHPTVKVQQLTGEQIRHLVKMTRDFTQLFYKCRKSGSPLYKHYKVYKRPQCGQCFHVITVCRLGDSGRMTYFCERCQKGDPSRVDISKVPIRNSLIGWAYNDRTNDNVAKKEEEDWACQLCTLINQPAAKACDACFTPRPEVHKDSISAEASPFTADLIKYPCTAFKKPQEELKVNWRSAFGTSTLVFSDLSKKPKPVNSPLSPADSHLNSLAAEQGLYKYNVCQGTTSPNYASGGWQRQSAELSDGESVASYSHPSKKMRIDHSPFLSNNAQNGTPNSRTRRIEASSRSSSISSSPSVPCCASHRRPAVLRVVHKEGENKGRQFYACSLPREAKCNFFEWADLHFPSCHHGKRCLMRTVLKLGPNNGRTFYTCSFQKGKQCDFFQWADSGPGVSILLGC is encoded by the exons ATGGTTGAAGGTCCGGGGTGCACATTAAACGGAGAGAAAATCCGCTCGAAAGTCCAGAAAGGACAGAAATTGAAAGAGATTAGAGGAAGTTTGGTAACTTCAGCG AAAACCAAATCCGAGGGAAATGCCTTCCACAGTTTTCGTGGTTGTCATTACACGAGTGTTGAAACTCTGGGAAAGGAGCTCTTCATGTACTTTGGACCAAGAGCGATGAG GATCCACTTTGGTATGAATGGATCAATGCGTATAAACCCTGCTGAGAGGAAGGACAGGACTGGCTCCATACCTGTACTGGAGATACACTTGACTAACGACATTGTGTGCTTCTTTGACAGCACTGTGGAAATAAG GTTGACAGAAGACTGTGAGCAAAGGGTGAGGGCGATGGAGAGTCTGGATGTGTGCTCCCCCAAGTTCAGTTTCTCGCGCTCTGAGGATGCAGTGAGGAGCCAGAGTAGCAGGATGCTCTGTGATGTTCTCCTAGACCAGGCTGTCATGCCGGGAGTCGGCAACATCATTAAAAACGAAGCCCTGTTTGACTCGGGCATCCACCCAACCGTGAAG GTTCAGCAGCTGACAGGCGAGCAGATCCGCCACTTGGTGAAGATGACGCGTGATTTCACTCAGCTGTTTTACAAG TGTCGCAAATCTGGCTCTCCTCTCTACAAACATTACAAAGTCTACAAGCGTCCCCAGTGCGGCCAGTGCTTTCATGTCATCACAGTCTGTCGTCTAGGAGACAGCGGCAGGATGACTTACTTCTGCGAGCGCTGCCAGAAAGGAGATCCCAGCAGGGTTGACATCAG TAAGGTCCCCATCAGAAACAGCCTGATAGGCTGGGCCTACAATGACAGAACCAATGATAATGTGGCtaagaaggaggaagaggactgGGCCTGTCAACTCTGCACACTCATCAACCAGCCTGCAGCAAAAGCCTGTGATGCCTGCTTCACTCCAAGACCTGAGG TCCACAAAGACAGCATTAGCGCTGAAGCATCACCCTTCACTGCTGATTTGATTAAATACCCCTGCACTGCCTTCAAGAAGCCACAAGAGGAGCTCAAAGTCAACTGGAGGTCTGCATTTGGGACTTCAACCCTTGTTTTCTCTGACTTGAGCAAGAAGCCAAAGCCTGTAAACTCCCCGCTCTCCCCAGCCGACAGTCATTTGAATTCCTTGGCGGCAGAGCAAGGTTTATATAAATACAACGTCTGCCAAGGGACAACAAGCCCCAATTATGCCTCTGGTGGCTGGCAGAGGCAAAGTGCCGAGCTCTCCGATGGGGAATCAGTGGCCTCCTACAGTCACCCATCCAAGAAAATGAGAATTGATCACAGTCCCTTTCTCAGTAACAATGCTCAAAATGGAACCCCCAACTCACG TACTCGCAGAATAGAGGCATCAAGCCGCAGCTCCTCCATTTCTTCCAGTCCCAGTGTCCCATGTTGCGCATCCCATCGTCGTCCCGCAGTCCTCAGAGTGGTCCACAAGGAGGGGGAGAATAAGGGACGACAGTTCTACGCCTGCTCGCTTCCCAGAGAGGCCAAGTGTAACTTCTTTGAG tGGGCTGACTTGCACTTCCCTTCTTGTCACCATGGGAAACGCTGTTTAATGAGGACGGTTCTCAAACTAGGTCCTAACAATGGCCGGACTTTCTACACCTGCAGCTTTCAAAAGGGTAAACAGTGTGACTTTTTCCAGTGGGCAGACAGTGGACCAGGGGTGTCCATCCTCCTCGGTTGTTGA